The Amphiprion ocellaris isolate individual 3 ecotype Okinawa chromosome 6, ASM2253959v1, whole genome shotgun sequence genome contains a region encoding:
- the rfk gene encoding riboflavin kinase: protein MKSLPYFCRGEVIRGFGRGSKELGIPTANFSDSVVDHLPADVATGIYYGWACVGNGNVYKMVMSIGWNPYYKNTKKSMETHVIHTFKEDFYGDILSVVMVGYIRPERTYDSLEALIAAINSDIEEAKLKLELPEHLKLKEDNFFTSTASSSSVLPSTTASTSQTIMNGH from the exons ATGAAGAGCCTCCCGTACTTCTGCCGGGGAGAGGTCATTCGTGGCTTTGGGAGAGGAAGCAAAGAACTCGGTATTCCCACAG CCAACTTTTCAGACTCAGTGGTGGACCATCTTCCAGCAGATGTTGCCACAGGGATCTACTATGGCTGGGCCTGTGTTGGTAATGGCAATGTGTACAAAATGGTGATGAGCATTGGGTGGAACCCTTACTACAAAAATACCAAGAAATCCATG gaGACTCATGTGATTCACACTTTCAAAGAGGACTTTTATGGAGATATTCTCAGTGTTGTCATGGTGGGATACATCCGTCCAGAGAGAACCTACGACTCACTTG AAGCCCTCATTGCGGCAATCAACAGTGACATTGAGGAGGCCAAACTGAAGCTGGAGCTCCCAGAGCATCTCAAACTAAAAGAAGACAACTTCTTCACCAGCACAGCCAGCTCGTCTTCAGTCTTGCCCTCCACCACTGCATCCACGTCACAGACTATTATGAACGGTCACTGA